The Neodiprion lecontei isolate iyNeoLeco1 chromosome 6, iyNeoLeco1.1, whole genome shotgun sequence sequence GAAAATCTACGTCTCTTCAATCCATCACAGCTAGCCCAAAGACACAAAATCTCTTCACCTCCAATTGGACAATGCGCTTCGCATACGTGAAGGTAAACTTCATGGGCCGTTTTGAATTGcctaataaaataaacgatcaAGATTTGCTTAGAGAATTTTGTCAAACTCGAAAAGAAAACTGAGCAAAGTAATTAATCACACCATTACCTTAAACAACCTCGCCATTCGCACAAAAAAGCATTAGGATCAATTTTGATTGTGATGGTCTTAGTTTCGACGGGATGTTGACTCGTCGAAGGTTTAGAATCCGTTTCGGTTGATGTTGAGGAGTTCGTAGTCTTCGTTATCTTGAGAGATTGCTTAACAGCAAGCCCATGAGTGGCAGCTGCCTGATGCGGTGTAGTGGGTCTGGTTGGCGGAGGGGTGGATGCAGGTGTGGGGGTAACCACTCTCGACGGTACGCTAGTAGTTATCGATCCTTGCTGAGCTACGGCTGGAATAGCTACTGTTACCGCGTTCGTATTCGCCTGAGCAACGGAGCTATTTACTATAATGGAAGCTTGAGGGATTGTTGCCGAAGTCGGAACCAAAGGCGGAGGGATATTACTCAAGGCTGGGCTCTGCAAAATTGGTCTTGGGACCTGTGTCACGACAACTTGTTGCCCTTGCGGTGTAACTGCAACCATTTTCTGCGAACTTGGTTGGGCTGCAGACTGtggttgtaaaataattatagttTTTGCGCCAGTTCCTTGTTGCTGCGTCGTTTGAGCCACTAAGACTGTTTGGGCCTGTCCTTGAACCAGGGCAGTCTGAGACTGGGCGAGTACATAATTTTGTCCAGGAACACCTCCAGAAACAACATACTGTAACTGACCTCCTGCTCCTTGTTGCAAAAGGACTTGGGGCTGTTGAGGTTGTCTCCCTTTAACTGTGTTCGTTGGAATGATGACTTGATTATTTGACTGAATAGCTTGTTGGACGACTATTTGTCTAGGTGCAGCTACGATCAGCTGTTGTTGATGGTGTTGATGCTGATGTTGTTGGTGATggtgttgctgctgctgttgtggTGTTTGCGTTTGAGTTTGTGTTTGCATTTGTGTTTGCACTTGCGTTTGAGTTTGTGTTTGCATTTGTGTTTGCACTTGCGTTTGCACTTGTGTTTGCACTTGTGTTTGAACTTGTGTTTGAGTTTGCTGGAGTTGCTGATGTAGCGGTTGTTGTTGTTCAGATTGGTTTAACAACACTTGTGGCTCTTCTTTTACAGCTGGTTCGTCTTTCACTAGGATTGCATGATCATCTACTAGGTCAATTTCGTCTTCAATGCAGTCTGCAGCTAGCGCAGCATACAGGTTTGCGGCCGTTGAGGATACAGTTGCTTTTTCACTATCTTTGTCATCATCTGGTTCTTCTGATTTCAGGCTTGAAACTGTAGATTCAACGGTTTTCAAATCAACACCAGGTTCTGGAGATCTCGTACCATTGGAATATTTAGGTTTCTTTGATTCAATTTCATCTGGCTCACTGGCTGATCTCTTTATACCCCTTGGTGCTTCGATAAGCGTTTCTTCAGACCCTTCCGTTTGCAATACGTCATTTTCGTTTACTTCGGTTTTTACTTTCACGTCCGTTGGAGATTCTTTCAACACTTTTTCAATATGATTTTCTACAAGGTCCATTCCCTTCTcgtttattgaatttttccctAAAACGCCGTTCATAATTGGTTCTTTGTCAACTTTTCTCTCCAATAGATCTGCCAGCATCATACTTTGCAGAGGTTTGTCTTTGGAGCTGACGCTTGATGAATCTTTCGAAGATCCATCCTCTTGGGCATCGATATCCAAGTTACTGGGTGCACCATTCAAAAGGATACCCTCAAAACTAGTTAATGAGTTCTCTTCCTCAGCGCCAACACCAGAACAATCCCTACTTCCACCAATTCCGCTACTAGATGCGAGCGAATTATTAGTAGAATCTGAGTCTTCTGCTAATGATGTACAGATAGTTCGATGATTAGTTTTATTTCCTCCACTCAATGGAACTAGAGGAGGTGGCCGACAGACTTTAACTGTGGAAGATATGTGATTTTCCGTTGGATTCGAAATCACTGTCGTTGACGTTACCACTTGATTGATGTTCTCAGAGTCATTTACGTCAGCCTGTAACAATACGTTAAACAATTAACATGCGAGAAATGGTTCAACAATAATTGACTCgcagaaacgaagaaaaactgaacgtgataataattttgagTTAGAGAGATGTTCAATGATTAGATAAAATCAGTCAACTACTCAATTAGTCAATCAATCGAATAATATGTTGCAATATATATAGTCATGTGTACCTTGTCACAATTGTTGGGGATGATAACCTTAGCTCCATTAAtcctttggaatttttttgcagGAGTGGCAGCAGTAGTAGATTTCAGCTTATTACTTGAGATTATTTTAGGTGAAGCTACTGCTGGTGTAGCGGTAGGCGCTGCAGGCTGAATGACTCCTGTCAATTGAGCCTGAAGTAGTCGTTGTTGTTGCTGACGCTGGGCAACCTACATGAAAAATACGTTAGTATACGCTGTGAAGCACTAATCAGTTATAgctttataaatattttttcaacactggAGTCCATAAcgaataaaagtgaaaaattgaaggaaaaaaaaaaaaaaaaattaaaacaaacaaGGCAATGGCTGGAAGTTCAACTTGAGAATGAGGTATTCTGTacgaatttttaattgttttgtCAAACTTTAATCTTACACTTATTCATAGTTTTTTGCCATAGATTGTTGAAAAAACATctattgaattgaatatttccAGAGTGTATACAGAAACCAGAAAAAAACCTGGGTTTTCCCCAAATTTcccaatgaaaaatatattttttccaggATACCCTGACATGTACTACCGGTATTACTTTGCATATCGAAGAAAGTAACAAAactttcatatatttttataacaccGTACTTTAGTCTTCATGAATGTTGTTTATAGCTTTCGAAATATGAAATTCTATCAATGAAATCTGAGACCGCAGTAATGTGTGTGAGAGCTTTTCATTACCATGTTTAGGATTCCCGggtatattaataatttgaatatctAAAATATATTAGAACCTCTACTTGGTATATAATGGTATAAGGACGTATGCGCCATTATACGACCTTTCATCGCACCTACAGATAAAAAAGcgtattttttcccccttcgTATTTACATAGAAAAAGTGAGGATACATTCAAAAACGTCGAAATTGACAAACGGATCAGTTAATGGTAAAATGTTGTAAGTTCTGTCGGTTGTGTTCTTTCATCAGGAAccttattaaaaataatcacgTTCTCTAATGATGTTAGGTCGCATGTGCCCACATACGACCTTGTACCGTTACGtccgatattttttaacgaaataaaaaattttaaaccttCTTCCCGAAACTGATAAATCTTCATGTTACGAAGGTTTTTGCGCCCTgcacgaaaaaaatataaaaatggcGGATGTGACCTTATATCATTTATAAATGTGTtgagtaaaaatatattcttgtGCCGAAAGGTTTTACCAACATTAAACATAAGACCGCCTTTtacttttattcgtttttgtGGCTAATTTTAGTATAGATATGCGTTTTGAGTGCTTTTATGGAGAATGCcgcgaaaagaaaattatatcgCCTTTTATCATCAAATTTGCCTTTTTGGTGCACACGTCCTTATACAATTGCACACGCGATATTATTATAGAATGTCAACCAGACAGAATGGGAAAAAATGTTCTCtaataaatatgaattatGCACTAATTGTGCAAAATTTATGTTATTACCCCGAAGTACCAGATAATTCCCGTGCTTTTTTCCCCGATTTTTTCCCTGCAGGAAAAATTCCCATTTTTTCCGGTGCGTATACACCCTGATTTCAATACGTGCTTTGATTAGTACTGATCACTCAGTTATCAGTGCCTctagaaaattttaataaatatcaCTCTGTCAAACTACTAATCGTTAATATTTAAGGTTTTGTTTTAATATGGATGATGGGAATGTGGAAATGGTGGGTGGATGGATCAGTTCTCAGACAAGATAAataacaagaagaaaaaaccatTCGAAATATTGCACAACACTACGTATTAAGCCCAACTACGAACAGAACGATTGCacaaattaaataatcaaaaacataatttgtaGAGCATACATCATTGTTGGGAACTATGATCTATCATTTGTATTGTTTCCACAATGATGTATTACTGTCACTGTTCAAATAATCAAATTATTCGTAACAAACATAAAACACAACACAATTCCATGCTCATATCGCTCTGATTTTCACTTGagcgaataaattttaaatcgcaacgtttcaacgaaaattaattttccaataactttgcgggaaaaaaaaaaaaaaaaaaaaaaaaaaaaaaatggggtGGTAACTTACAGATACATGAACTTTTCAAGGGAGCTGGtgaaggtaattttttttatatcacagTGTGTGATATCATGATAAAATAAGAGGAAGAATGAGACAACTGTAGATGTGTAAAATACTtcgaaattgaagaaaaatacaaagagATCGAGTTTGATGTCAATGTGATTGCGGGAACGTTTAGAGACATTATTATATGTGTCCTCGAGTAAACTATTAcaggttatatatatatatatatatatacacacacatatatatatatatatatatatctttcgATGTCACTTTAAATCTAAAATATGTCAATATGACTATAACTAACCTGTAATAGTTGactctatatacatatacatatttctcTTTAATCTATTTTGATGAGGTCAATTTCAACTTTCTAAATTCCTTGTTATTGTACAACAACAATACCTGGTTGCTGGTTATTAGCTGGTTGGCACTGATGCTGGATGCGATGCTAGTGGTAGTGTTTATTACGCAGGCAGAAGGGGCAGACACACAACTGGCAGCGGCACTGGGCATGCAGTCGCCGCTGATCGTTACCTTTGTAGCCAAGAGGCTTTTTATTATTGAACTTGAAGTTGCACCGCTTCGAGGATCGTCCTTCATCGCTACTTGAACTTGGGATTGGTGCTGTTGTTGCAACTGAGAACCACTGGCCAGCAGGGCTTGACTCAGGTGGGGGTGCGACACTGACACCTGATCCACACCAATCACAAACAATGCTCAACAATTCTAGCAATTACGGGTATACGGTACACTACGCTAAAATGCTACATCTAAACCTCAAGTTTCTTTCGGGATCGCTAGCATCgaacttgaaattaaattctgCTTATTTCTTTGACTCATTGAGGAGTTTAAATTTCATGAACGGTTTTAGTTCattaaatgtaaataaatatagtttAGATAAGCTCAAGTTTTGATTTTCGTAGTGCACATTAAGCCTTCTAGCTTTGAAGACAAGACAAAGTGAAACATGATATGGTGGAAAACATTTACAGCAACCCAACACCCATAGTCCCACAGTAGTCGAAGCACAAGTTTTTTACAGCAACATAAATTGCGCTCCAGGATTTACGCCGTTTCAGGGTTATACCGACAAACATAGGAGGTTTTTTCTACATCATTTTAGTACCGAGTACTTAAGGAAAatgtccaatttttttttttctgcacgaTTCCCTGATACCTGTTTTTGGTTAACTAACTCAGAATGACACACAATGGATGGAAAATGGATACCAGGTAGATAATTACGAGAAAAGATTCATCTGCAAGTTACGatagaaaagttgaaaaaactaACTCGAGAGAATACACGACCTGGGATTAGAAATTgtagatttgattttttctttaggCATAAGTGGGTTCGGTAGCAGATACGTAGTAGTTGTCATAAAGTTTTCTGATCCAAAGTATTTGGACTAAATAATCTCTATCCTATGAATTACGATAGATGAGAACCGAGGATACGAATGAGATATACAGAGCTAGGACTAGGACCCACCTGACTTTTGGAGTCAACCTTGGTGACTGGAATCTGGGGTTGATTGGGAATCGTAGAGGGTGGTTTTGGTGGGGCTGATAACTGCGCTTTGAGAATGGGAGACGCGGGGGCCGGGGTTCTCTGTGCACCAGTTATGGAATTTTCTAGGGCTGTGCTATCGGGAGCAGGACTTATGGTCTTGAGTGTTCGCTGTTGTGTGGGAAGCACCTTTACTGGAGTTGTGTTGGTCGCCTGGATCGGATGAATCACATTACTCGCTGGTAAGGTTTGGCTCGAAAAAGACACTGTCAGTGGTACGGAGCGAACTTTGATGCCTTCGTAGTACTGGGTTCCCGTTGACTCTCCCTTTATCGGATTTGGTCCAACGGTTCCGCCAAAAACGGATCTAAATCAACagataattgaattttcatcattcaatcaattacattatacattgaatttcaatcattGAGCAATTTCAAAGTTAGTATATTACCTAACACATCTGGGAAAATGAAGCGGCGCGATTACACCTCGTCTTCCAATCTTTGTACAGCATCCAAGGTACTTTTTATATAGTTCTTCCTGTTCAATTTTCACTCCCGTCGAGTGTTCGAATGTAGCCTTAAGCCAACTAAGGGCGAACTGCTcgttttcttgaataatttgcTGGTGAGCGTGTTGCTGCTGTATCGTATTCGAGGCTTCTATcgcttctgaacaaaaatgaatgaaaacaaatttgcatTTAATTCCTGACACTTAATAAAGCACTGACCACAAACGGactttaattttcttcatgCTAATACCCTTGTTCCATGCTGCCTAAAAACTATTTAAAGCACATCAAAATGGTCGCAAGTCCAACAAAAACTATTTCTCAGCAACCAAACAACCAAATAAATAACAGTCAGAAGAGCATTGTGTTTATAGAAATACTAACATTTATACATCTAATGCGGACAGATAAAAATTGCTTACTGTGCGAAGTTTGTTTGCTATTAACGCTAGCTGGAGTGGTGGGCCTCGAGGGAGCTGGACTAACAGGGGCTGTCGTGGCAGTGATTGTCGTCGGTACAGATGGTACAGATGAAGCTACAACCTGAACAGGTGCCGCTGGTGTTACAGCAGCGCTTTGTCCACTAACTGTTGCTGGAACCGTTATAGTCGATACCGTCTCCACGACTCTCATCAAAATGCAAGCTTTTGGTCCGTAGCTTTGCGCCTCCACTGTGACCAGAGCAACTAGTGTATCTATAGCCCCGCGTACCCGCGCGACGCTTGTACAAGGACGTTCACCCAAAGAAGTCAGCGCGTAGAGACACTCCAAAGTATAAACAAGCAAGGCAATGTCACTCAGAGCTAGAAACcttaaaatttacaacataTGAAATTAGTGACGATAATTAAGTACCTTGACAGTTTTCtgattattcgttttttttttatctcaagcTTGATTACTTCAAACTAAAATTGGAGAAAGCCATTCAGCTGTTTCAAGAGTTTTCAGCTTTTTGAGATTTTAGGTTTAGGTTTACTTTTAGATTTAGGTTTACTTTCGCAGACgaggttgaataaaaaaatgcaattgtTCCAAATACATTAATTtacgaatgaatattttacgTTCCAGCACacttgatgaaaaatcaagCTTCAGATGAaaaggtaaaaataataatgtatgaATCCAAGAATTAAATAGCATGGCGCAAAATATTGCCAATGACTGGGTAGATAGAATGGGTTTACAAATTGTGATGTGAAAATTTCTCGAAGATATAATTTACCTGCATATTATTTCGTAGGCGCTATCGTCTAGGCCGAGAGTGATAATTTCTTCATTACTATCTTGCTGGCTGATTTTGTTCAGCACCTCAAGGCAGGATATGACAATAAATCTGTCAGGTGAGTCGATGCCTCGTGACACGCAGGACAACATGACATTGGTTATTCGATGACCAGCTTCTTTTAGTAGAATTTCATTAGCAACATTGCCTAACATGTCAAAACCAAGCTGATGCAGATTGCTCCACCTGGTACTGACGCATAGGAGTACAAATCTTAGGAAACATCTATTCCTCCCTAAAATCAATATGTTTTCGGGGGTAAAGCTCAAGTTCCTTAGAATGGAAGCTATCTGAAGTATGCGTTGGCCGTAAGGGTCCTGTGTCCCTAACGTTCGACCCACACAAAACAAGTCTTTGTCCTCCTCGTCGAACCTTATCGAATTCTGATTCTGATTCTGATTCTGATTCTGATATCGACAACTTTCGCTCTCTTCCCTTTCGGTTTGCGCGGTATCCAACCGCGAGCATTCCGTTGGTACCTaaagaacgaacgaacgaagaataaatataaataccgTTTAAGAGATCGAATCGGCAACAAATTCTTTCGTTACATACCTCATCGACTTCCATAGGCGTAACATTTTCCTCATTTTCCGCCTGTATAAGCttgttctgtttttctttttcaagaattttccgCCTCGAGAAAGTCTTTGGCGTATTGATGGCTTTTTTCATAAAGTCTCTCTCATCCGTCAGGTCCAGGACGTCTTGCGTATCGATAACATCAGACCAAAATGAGTTGATGGAGTAATTCCTGACCCGTGAATAGACTTCGATGAAAAGCTGTCGAGTGCCAGGAGAATCGAATACTCCAGCGTGTGCCAATAGTATATTAACAAGCCGTGGATACTTGTCAAGACGAAGCGAGTGTTTACCCTCGTTCGAGAGCAAGGTGCAAACATTTATCGCAAAATCTTGCTCGTTCGGTAGCGGCGAGAGCAGCGAAAGAGCAAGCTTGTCGTAGTTAGACGGCTTGTATAAGTTTGCCGAGAGACCGTTGTAATCCCGCAGGGATTCTGAAACACCATAAGAAACAACTGTGTACAAATTACATTTGgacaaatgaataaaaatcaacagATCACGAGGGCGAAAACAGAAATCCAAACCTATACTGATTCGTCTTCTTTAATTTCGCGTGATCAGACTCGTCcgtgaaattcttttttttccaacttttcccTCATTATACGTCAAACTTATAAGCAGAGTGGCGACAGAACGGGAATTGTTAGGAAATTGCGTAAATCGGCAAAAGTCGGGGAATCAGGTTGtcccaattttttctttattttttccctcaatCATTTAACAGTTCCCACTGTGCTTCGTAAATTCATTCAAACTTACTCAATACTGTTCAATTTTCACACCGCCTGTCTGCCTCCTCGTACAAAATGTAAGGTATCGCTAACCGTAAAATCTTTACGGCAAAGAATCGTGGAATATacactaaaatttttggtgggaaaagtgaagaaatcatACCTGTGCAGTTTACAAAACCTGTAGAATAAGCGTTATTTTACATAATTCGGTTTCACAGAAACATCAGAGACTTTATTTACAACCTTCGTTATAGCTATTTTCAGACACCACTTATGCAGATATAACAAAAACTTGCAAggttcgaaatttcgaacgGCAGATATATCGAAACTTCGCGTGTTTGAAACCTTCGTCCCGCTTAATTTAGCAGGTTGagttatcaaaatcaaacGCATGTACATATCAGCAGAATCACAACAATCGTTTATCGACACGAAGCTGAATCTAGCAGGCGTAGAATTAGCATCCCGACACATGTTTAAactttatgaaaattgaaaaatgcacTCTCAGTTTTACCCTCataattctgtaaaaatatGGCGAGTTCacggtaattaaaaaaatgtagattTTCAATCTTCACTATCTTAATTCAACGTTTGCCTGTCAATTCCATTTCTTGCCCCTCGCGCGGCTTCGTATCTGCAAACTTTATAGAGTGTGAATATCATAGGCGATCGGTTGCGGCAGGTCAAGGTGTGAAAAAACGTCGTTAGATAATCCATCCATTATACCTagcggagagaaagagagagaagataTCTCGCCGCGACAACTCGGCGGTAAAACGTTCGCACGTAAGCATTTACTACCTAAGCTACGTAGCTCCAGACGTCCGTCTCTATCCCCGATCTATGATCGTCTGCGGCAgtagcagcagcggcagcaacAGCTTAGCTACGACTTGTACGTAGTCTCTCTGAGTCCCCCGCCGCGGCGGGCGCGACCCACGCGCTCAAAGTAGGTTGTCCTCGGTCAGGGTCAGACTTCTACGAATGGCTACGGAGGGGCGCG is a genomic window containing:
- the LOC107221129 gene encoding AT-rich interactive domain-containing protein 2 isoform X1, with protein sequence MAKFLNKDPVTYQRERDGFIKGLHHFHETRGTPFRRPPKISGNEIDLYLLYVLVTAHGGWIKVNSRNEWTSLCEQFHLPTECVNSGVGLKQIYLRYLDRYEKVHFLGEDGQQADDEDEDSRHRKWSARALHSVPLTYNHHQHNVAESLRDYNGLSANLYKPSNYDKLALSLLSPLPNEQDFAINVCTLLSNEGKHSLRLDKYPRLVNILLAHAGVFDSPGTRQLFIEVYSRVRNYSINSFWSDVIDTQDVLDLTDERDFMKKAINTPKTFSRRKILEKEKQNKLIQAENEENVTPMEVDEVPTECSRLDTAQTEREESESCRYQNQNQNQNQNSIRFDEEDKDLFCVGRTLGTQDPYGQRILQIASILRNLSFTPENILILGRNRCFLRFVLLCVSTRWSNLHQLGFDMLGNVANEILLKEAGHRITNVMLSCVSRGIDSPDRFIVISCLEVLNKISQQDSNEEIITLGLDDSAYEIICRFLALSDIALLVYTLECLYALTSLGERPCTSVARVRGAIDTLVALVTVEAQSYGPKACILMRVVETVSTITVPATVSGQSAAVTPAAPVQVVASSVPSVPTTITATTAPVSPAPSRPTTPASVNSKQTSHKAIEASNTIQQQHAHQQIIQENEQFALSWLKATFEHSTGVKIEQEELYKKYLGCCTKIGRRGVIAPLHFPRCVRSVFGGTVGPNPIKGESTGTQYYEGIKVRSVPLTVSFSSQTLPASNVIHPIQATNTTPVKVLPTQQRTLKTISPAPDSTALENSITGAQRTPAPASPILKAQLSAPPKPPSTIPNQPQIPVTKVDSKSQVSVSHPHLSQALLASGSQLQQQHQSQVQVAMKDDPRSGATSSSIIKSLLATKVTISGDCMPSAAASCVSAPSACVINTTTSIASSISANQLITSNQVAQRQQQQRLLQAQLTGVIQPAAPTATPAVASPKIISSNKLKSTTAATPAKKFQRINGAKVIIPNNCDKADVNDSENINQVVTSTTVISNPTENHISSTVKVCRPPPLVPLSGGNKTNHRTICTSLAEDSDSTNNSLASSSGIGGSRDCSGVGAEEENSLTSFEGILLNGAPSNLDIDAQEDGSSKDSSSVSSKDKPLQSMMLADLLERKVDKEPIMNGVLGKNSINEKGMDLVENHIEKVLKESPTDVKVKTEVNENDVLQTEGSEETLIEAPRGIKRSASEPDEIESKKPKYSNGTRSPEPGVDLKTVESTVSSLKSEEPDDDKDSEKATVSSTAANLYAALAADCIEDEIDLVDDHAILVKDEPAVKEEPQVLLNQSEQQQPLHQQLQQTQTQVQTQVQTQVQTQVQTQMQTQTQTQVQTQMQTQTQTQTPQQQQQHHHQQHQHQHHQQQLIVAAPRQIVVQQAIQSNNQVIIPTNTVKGRQPQQPQVLLQQGAGGQLQYVVSGGVPGQNYVLAQSQTALVQGQAQTVLVAQTTQQQGTGAKTIIILQPQSAAQPSSQKMVAVTPQGQQVVVTQVPRPILQSPALSNIPPPLVPTSATIPQASIIVNSSVAQANTNAVTVAIPAVAQQGSITTSVPSRVVTPTPASTPPPTRPTTPHQAAATHGLAVKQSLKITKTTNSSTSTETDSKPSTSQHPVETKTITIKIDPNAFLCEWRGCLRQFKTAHEVYLHVCEAHCPIGGEEILCLWASCDGLKRRRFSLMTHLYDRHCNSEAMALRRKQLTVTGKTEISTSTPATPHHPGYAPNAAFHAIKRHALEFVNPKELMQQRPSKPAAATSSTSSPRPGQNPPPEQDDNEGPVTKSIRLTAALILRNLVIYSAHGRRHLRAYEPHLAGVALSNVESSRTIAQVLYDMNDQSSSSHR